One window from the genome of Commensalibacter oyaizuii encodes:
- the hrpB gene encoding ATP-dependent helicase HrpB, whose protein sequence is MYNIKNIDLPIQSILPRLYEHLNHHTNVILVAPPGTGKTSLVPLSLLDASWKQEKKLIMLEPRRIATRAAAKQMSFLCQEEIGQTIGYRTRMEKAISPKTTIEVVTQGLFLRHLLNNPLLDDVAGVIFDEIHERSLDADMCLGLCRNLQQHLRPDLRLIAMSATPALSNLQQILDCEVLESKNDIHPITIHHRKRDLTHFRDLPTVMAAEITQSYHQDQGNILAFLPGAGEIHKTASLLHLPNAEILPLYGDLPSQEQDKALHLPAGHHKRRIVLSTSIAETSLTVPGVRIVVDGGFRRVPQLNADTGLTRLQTQRISKAAATQRAGRAGREGPGIVYKLWTNATERALPLHDRPEILEAELSEFLLICQTWSEIMGISIQDIPLPDSPAIGVIEAAKDLLILLGAMNNDGTITAFGKKIAQFGAHPRMAAMMLSASSPAEKALAADIAALLEERDPLRHEEQAFVDIKTRLQWLNHFPPSRQDQGLWHRLRKVSQDYRKRLRLDQISSPAKDPALLICAAFPDRLAQRRSDLGSFRLAGGGSAYLSTQDPFAKENLLAVASVHVNKRTNICLATPIHPIVLMQFLENKAQIEQETALDTVSGKVIMRERLRFGRLVLQDRNVPANAQAAFPVLLQYVCNHLTKVLNWTDQAKQLQARCQFARDHLKREDIPDLSEESLKANREIWLSPWLDGLTSLEEIQQLNLMQILENYLGYSLCQELDKMLPKSILLKNRHFTIDYTQPHPVISAHAHYFYGINETPTIAKGQIALQCCLLSPANRPQAITNNLQRFWNEGWKDMRRDMRGRYPKHDWPENPATVILPVTPQKSQR, encoded by the coding sequence ATGTATAATATAAAAAACATTGATTTACCGATCCAATCCATTCTGCCCAGACTGTATGAACATCTAAATCATCATACAAACGTCATCTTGGTCGCCCCACCAGGAACAGGAAAAACCAGTTTAGTACCTTTATCCCTCTTGGATGCATCATGGAAACAAGAAAAAAAACTAATCATGCTGGAACCCAGAAGGATTGCCACCCGTGCTGCTGCTAAACAAATGTCTTTTTTATGCCAAGAAGAAATTGGACAGACAATCGGATATCGTACTCGTATGGAGAAAGCGATCAGTCCAAAAACGACTATAGAGGTTGTTACCCAAGGGTTATTTTTGCGCCACCTCTTAAATAACCCTTTGCTTGATGATGTAGCAGGTGTCATTTTTGATGAAATTCATGAACGCTCTTTAGATGCAGATATGTGTCTTGGCCTGTGTCGAAATTTACAACAACACTTGCGTCCAGATTTACGCCTGATTGCAATGTCTGCGACCCCAGCTTTGTCCAATCTACAACAAATTCTGGATTGTGAAGTTCTTGAAAGTAAAAATGATATCCATCCTATCACCATTCATCACCGTAAACGAGACTTAACCCATTTCAGGGACTTGCCCACAGTAATGGCCGCTGAGATCACCCAAAGCTATCACCAAGATCAAGGGAACATTTTAGCATTCCTGCCTGGTGCAGGTGAAATTCACAAAACAGCTAGCCTGCTTCATCTTCCTAACGCTGAAATCCTACCTCTATACGGCGACTTACCCTCACAAGAGCAAGACAAGGCCCTACATTTACCCGCAGGGCACCACAAACGCCGGATCGTTCTGTCAACTTCTATTGCTGAAACCTCTCTTACCGTACCTGGGGTTCGAATTGTGGTTGACGGGGGATTTCGCAGGGTCCCACAACTTAATGCTGATACAGGATTAACCCGCTTGCAAACCCAGCGCATTTCAAAAGCAGCAGCCACACAACGTGCAGGGCGTGCAGGACGCGAAGGCCCAGGCATTGTATATAAATTATGGACAAATGCAACAGAACGTGCGTTGCCTCTGCATGATCGCCCTGAAATTTTAGAGGCTGAATTAAGTGAATTTTTATTGATTTGCCAAACATGGTCAGAAATTATGGGAATATCTATCCAAGACATTCCTTTACCTGATAGCCCTGCAATCGGGGTAATTGAAGCTGCCAAAGATTTATTAATTTTACTTGGTGCTATGAATAATGATGGCACAATAACAGCATTCGGTAAAAAAATTGCGCAATTTGGTGCCCATCCCCGCATGGCCGCCATGATGTTAAGTGCATCTAGCCCCGCGGAAAAAGCATTGGCCGCCGATATCGCAGCATTATTAGAGGAACGAGATCCATTACGTCATGAGGAGCAAGCTTTTGTTGACATTAAAACCCGTCTGCAATGGTTAAATCATTTCCCACCCTCTCGCCAAGATCAAGGGTTATGGCATCGTTTACGTAAAGTAAGCCAAGATTACCGTAAAAGGCTGCGTCTTGATCAAATATCTTCTCCCGCTAAAGACCCTGCATTATTAATTTGTGCAGCTTTTCCAGATCGTCTGGCACAACGCAGAAGCGATCTTGGCTCTTTTCGTTTGGCTGGGGGCGGATCTGCCTATCTTTCAACACAAGATCCCTTTGCCAAAGAAAATTTATTGGCGGTTGCCAGTGTACATGTCAATAAACGCACAAATATTTGTTTAGCAACCCCAATTCATCCTATTGTTTTAATGCAGTTCCTTGAAAATAAAGCTCAGATCGAACAAGAGACCGCATTGGATACTGTCAGTGGCAAGGTCATTATGCGTGAACGACTGCGGTTTGGACGATTAGTTTTACAAGATAGAAATGTTCCTGCCAACGCGCAAGCAGCATTCCCTGTATTATTACAATATGTTTGTAATCATTTAACCAAAGTTTTAAATTGGACTGATCAAGCAAAACAACTGCAAGCTCGCTGTCAATTTGCTCGTGATCATTTAAAAAGAGAGGATATTCCAGATTTATCCGAAGAATCTTTAAAAGCCAACCGCGAAATCTGGTTATCCCCTTGGTTAGATGGCTTGACCAGTTTAGAAGAAATACAGCAGTTAAATCTCATGCAAATTCTTGAAAATTATTTAGGTTATTCTTTATGCCAAGAATTAGATAAAATGCTGCCAAAATCAATATTGCTTAAAAATCGGCATTTTACAATTGATTATACTCAACCCCATCCTGTTATTTCTGCGCACGCACATTATTTTTATGGTATAAATGAAACACCAACCATTGCAAAAGGACAAATTGCGTTGCAATGTTGCTTGTTATCGCCAGCCAATCGCCCACAAGCGATTACAAATAACTTACAACGGTTTTGGAATGAAGGATGGAAAGATATGCGTCGCGATATGAGAGGACGATACCCAAAGCATGATT